The genomic DNA AACAGGGTAGGCCTACATCCCTGAACAATTGGACTTGGTTACCATGGCATCAAAGAttgggctcagtgtgtgtgtgtgtgtgtgtgtgtgtgtgtgtgtgtcatgctaCGTCAGTCACCAGAACAAGACATCAAAAGAAATCTTAATAATTTGCCCACAAGCTCAATGAGAAAGCAAGTCCCCCATTTAAAATCAGATTACTGAGGAGATGCTTTTAAAGACAGTGCCAGGAGTTGAGAAGACCCATGTTTTGCATATGGTTGTGTATGCTAGAGATCTATCCATCTTTGGCTCTGAGATTTTCTTACCAATGGTTGGAATAGTGGTTACAATCTCCCCCAGCTTCAGTTTGTAGAGAATAGTGGTCTTTCCAGCAGCGTCCAAACCAACTACAGAAGAAAATATTAATGTCAACAAACTTCCCAATCATAATAAACCCAGATGTGTTTGTTTGTATGGAAAATACGTAAcctaacaacaaaaaacaagcaAGACAAACATATTGTACTGCAACTTCATGAAAGAGATAGGTAGCTATTACAAGAGGTCTTATCTCGTGTCAAATGAAATCCCTGACAGCTGACAGAGGGGGTGCTTGGTTTTCCATCATCAGCTGTCAAACTGCAATGATTTGGACAACGTATATACCTATATAGGGTAACAACTGTGCCTTCAGCTCAAATTAGGATCCGCATCCACAAAATATAGGCTAACACATAGGTGGACAAGTTATGTTAAGAGTGATGGAAATGAGTCTAGATATGTTGTATTAAACTAGGTACCCATTATAAAAAGCTCACTACATCTACACGCTTGTATAGTCCTGAGATGTGACGTAACTAAGCCATTCGTTGGTATTAAGTGAACAAAACAGTAATTATTGTGCAATAGCACAAATAGCTATCCATTTTCCTGCCTAAGCCTGAGTGTTATCCTAGCTAGTCTGTGTTTTTACTCCGATTGCTCTCAAACGAGTAATGTTTACGTTACAAGACATATAGCAAGACAGGTGAACAGGTAGTTTACTATAACTGTAATATTTCACAAAAAGCAAAGTACATCCCTGAAAATGTCAACCCCCtcccactagctagctaacgttagctagcagacaGGTTGATAAAAGGATTGCTCACCCATAAGTATCCTCATCTGTTTTTTGCCGAAAAGCCTGGAAAATATCGACGAAATTGTTAGCCCCATGTTGTGAAAGAGCTCCGCGTGACGATAATAAAATAGAAAACCAAAGCTGTTTATTGTAACCAGACAGAGAGCGGGTGCAGCTTTCCTTTCGCAGTCTTTTCAGATGCCACGTCCAGGCCAACGCGGAATAAATGACGTCATCGCTTTCACATAACTTTATTCACAGACGAGAGTCTTCATTcattttttccctctctccttcattttGCACCATGTCGCTATCGTTTATTGAGTTTTTCATTGTACAATGCATACAGTGTATAGTATCAAAATGTGCACAGAAGTCGTTTATTGAGATTTTCATTGCACAATGCATACAGTGTATAGTATCAAAATGTGCTCAGAAGTAGTTAATTGAGAATGTTGAATACAGAGAATCTTCTGTATTTGACAGATAACGGATTATTTCGACCTTCGCAAGATGGCCGCTTTTACAGACTGCTTCTGGTACATTCTTTCCTACTGTGAAGAACAGGAAGTAGCTTGGAAAACCATCGTTTATTGACACGTCGTATTCCGAATGTGAGTGTACTTTAAAGTTATGATATAGCACATTCTGATTGTATTATTGTACATTTGATTATACATCAGTGTATCGAACTGTTTGTTGAAAATGGTGTGCTGTCGAAGAGAGCGAGGTCTTTCGTGAAGCCCATTCCAGATGGTTGTGTAATTTAGCATGACAACTAACTAACAAGCTGGTCTGTTTACTTTACAAGACAGATTTCAACAGACATGGACAGACGTCCTTATGGGCAGACTAGTtgcaaataataataatgtattattCGACAGCTAACAGTTAGAGACAGTATTAACACAGAACGGTACAGtgcttcagaaagttttcataccCCTTGCCTTATTACacattgttgttacagcctgaattcaaaatggattaaatattatcacccatctacacacaataccccatagtgacaaagtgaaaacatgtttttagtacatttttgcacatttattgaaaatgaaaatacagaaatgtatcatttcaaatcaaattttatttgtcacgtgcgccgaatacaacaggtgtagaccttacagtgaaatgcttacttacaagcccttaaccaacaatgcagttaagagcatacccccaaaaaagaaagagataaaagtaacaattaaagagcagcagtaaaataacaatagcgaggctatatacagggggtattggtacagagtcaatgtgcgggggcaccggtgtggaggtaatatgtacatgtaggtagagttattaaagtgactatgcatagataataacagagagtagcagcagcgtagaggaggggggggggcaatgcaaatagtctgggtagccatttgattagatgttatggagtcttatgacttgaggggagaagcctcttggacctagacttggcgctccggtaccgcttgccgtgcggtagcagagagaacagtctatgactagggtggctggagtctttgacaatatttagggccttcctctgccaccgcctggtatagaggacctggatggcaggagcttggccctggtgatgtactggggccactaccctctgtagtgcattaaggtcagaggccgagcagttgccataccaggtagtgatgcaacccgtcagtatgctctcgatggtgcagctgtaaaaccttttgaggatctgaggacccatggcaaattttttcagtctcctgaataggttctgtcgtgccctctttacaactgtcttggtgtgcttggaccatgttagtttgttggtgatttggacaccaaggaacttgaagctctcaacctgtcctcctttttctgtagtccacaataatctgtcttgatcacgttgagggagaggttgttgtccttgcgccacacggtcaggtctctgacctcctccctataggctgtctcatcattgtcggtgatcaggcatgactccaacaccatcattaagtttgccgatgacacaacagtggtcacaacagagcttcaagttccttggtgtccacatcaccaacaagcggtaccggagcgccacggcaagcggtaccggagcgccacaaCAGTTTgccgcaaacttaatgatggtgttggagtcatgcctggccgacAGTCACatacgtattcacacccctttgctatgacactacaaattgcatccaatttcctttgatcatccttgagatgtcactacaacttgattggagtccacctgtggctaattcaattgtttggatatgatttagaaagaaacacagctgcctatataaggccccacagttgacattgcatgtcagagcagaaactataccatgaagtccaacgAACTGTCCGTAGATCTCTGAGATAGAATTGTCATgaggcatacagtaccagtcaaaagtttggaaacacctacttatttcagggtttttctttattttactattttctacattgtagaataatagtgaagacatcaaaactatgaaataacacatatggtatcCTGTAGTAatcaaagaagtgttaaacaaataaaaatatattttatatttgagattgttcaaagtagccaccatttgccttgatgacaactttgcacactcttggcattctctcaaccagcttcatgaggtagtcacctggaatgcatttcaattaacaggtataccttgttaaaagttaatttatggaatttctttcctctttaatgcgtttgagcctatCAACTGTGTTGttacaaggtagggttggtatacagaagatagccctatttggtaaaagaccaagtccacattatggcaagaacagctcaaataagcaaagagaaataacagtccatcattactttaagacatgaaggtcagtcaatacggaaaatgtcaagaactttgaacgtttcttcaagtgcagtcgcaaaaaaaacatcaagcgctatgatgaaactggctctcatgagtaggtgtgtccaaacttttgactggtactatctggggaagggtataaaacagtttctagagtgttgaaagtttccaggCAAAAAATAACATGATCtgggagatgaccaagaatccaatgaccactctgacagaacaatggagttccttggctgagatgggagaacctgccagaaggacaagtctctacagcacttcaccaattggGCTTTATTAAAGAGtggtcagatggaagccactcctgagaaaaaggcacatgacagaatGCATGTAGTTTGCAAAAAGCTACGTGAAAGACTGTGAGAtcataaggcaaaagattctctggtctgatgagacacgaagtgaactctttggcctgaatgcaaagcgctatgtctggagaaaaccagtcacagctcatcacccatctaacaccatccctaccgtgaagcatgttgatggcagcatcatgctatggagatgcttttcagcagcagggactgagagattTATAAGGATAGAGGGaccaatgaatggagccaaatacagacaAATCCTTGaagagaacctgcttcagagtgcaaatgatattagactaggggagaagatttacgttccaacaggacaatgaccccaagtagacacatctcaacatcaactgttcagtagAGACtatatgaatcaggccttcgtggttgaatttatgcaaacaaaccactactaaaggacaccaataataataataataataataagagacttgcttgggccaagaaacacaagcaatggacattagaccggtggaaatctgtcctttggtctgatgagtccaaatgtgagatttttggttccaaccgctgtgtctttgtgagacacagagaagGTGAACAGATCatttctgcatgtgtggttcccaccatgaagcatggaggaggtatgagggtgcattgctggtgacactgtcagtgatttatttacaattcaaggcacacttaaccagcatggctaccacagcattctgcagcgatacgccatcccatctggtttgcgcttagtgctactatcattttgtttttcaacaggacaatgacacaacacacctccaggctgtgtaagggctatttgacctagaagaagagtgatggagtactgcatcagatgacatgtcctccacaatcccccgacctcaaccaaattgagatggtttgggatgagtcggatcgcagagtgaaggaaaagcagccaacaagtgctcagcatatgtgggaactccttcaagactgttggaaaagcattccaggtgaagctggttgagacattgccaagagtgtgcaaagctgtcatcaaggcaaagagtggctatttgaagaatatcaaatatatttggatttgttttacacttttttggttacaacatgattccatatgtgttatttcatagtttgatgtcttcactattattctacaatgtagaaaatagtaaaaataaagaaaaaccctttaatgagtaggtgttcaaaacctttgactggtagtgtacagccaaagcaatgctggaatggcttcagaacaagaatgtgaaagtccttgacttgaatcccattgaaaatatgtggaaaaacttgaagattgctgttcaccaccGCTCCCCATTGAACTTAACAGaatttgagaaaatctgcaagaaagaatgggagaaaatcccccaaatccagatgtgcaaagttgATAGACATACCCAAGACATCTTAAAGATGTAATCGCCAAAGGTGTTTCTCCTAAGTATTGattcagtggtgtgaatacttttattttcaatagatttgcaaacatttctaaaaacatattttcactttgtcattatggggtattgtgtgtagatgggtgagaaaaaaatgatttcatctattttaaattcgggctgtaacacaacaaaatgtggaataagtcaaggggtatgaatactttctgaaggcaatgtattgttaggttcttatttttcagagtaaataactcacggacacaagagaagctttaaccaagattaattcttcccaaaggttctgtacagctgtaagCAGACAGCAAAACATTTCTCACATCACAGTTATATACCTCCTACttaagacactccctctctctaatcCTTAGTTTATGGTTTAACAGGAAAAGAGTAACAAGATCCcaaacccttattactcccttcaggtgacctgtcctcacctcctgacctcaacccctccatctaatccacagatgtccaacTGTCTTTCCTGTATCAACACGGTGCTCTGCTCCTGTCCCCCAACACATTCCAACACATTCCACAGCTATCTGTCCTTCTACAGAGAACCCTTAACTTTCTCCTTTGACTCTATCATTTAtataatatctcaatgttcaaaatgtcaAACCCAACAGTATCTTTGGCACTAACGTTAGCGTGCTACTATTTTATGTTTTATCATGCTGTCTAACAATGGTTCTTCTTACTATATCCCATGCAGGGTTTTGAGCCAGCAATCATGGATCTCAGCTGAAAGTCAAGCAACtgaaaataaaaccaaaaatCCATTGAGCCATGGAGAAGTTTGGGATGAGCTTTGGGGGTGGCCCCAGCAAGAAGGAGCTTGTGGACGCCATAGAGACTCAGAGAAAGCAGTTGGTCCAGTATCAAACACGCTTCAAGGATGTGGTCAGGGCCTACAAGAGCCTGCTGAAGGAGAAGGAGGCTCTGGAGGCTAGTCTGAAGGTATTGACCGTCTCCCAGGAGGTTGACCTCAGCCAGCGTGGAGATGACGGCTCTGCCAGTGGCAGCCATATGACCTATGACTTCCCAGATGATCACTGCTCCATGCACAGCGAGGACAGTCTGGACACAGCAGCCTCCGCCGACACTGCTACCAGCGCTACCAGTGGGAGCACCAAGGGCGACCAGGCTGAAGAGGAGCAGGGTAGTAGCCCAGGAGAGATGGGGGCGACCGGGCCTGGTGGCCCCTCAGTGTCCCAGAGGTCTGAGGAGGCTAGTGGGTCAGAGAGCGGTATCAGCTCCAGCAGTAGTGGAGGGTCTGAGGTTCAGCAGCACCAAACACCCCCACCCACCTCTTCTATGGAGGCTGACCGGAGGGTCCTCCAGCTGAAGACCCAACTGACCACCCTGACCAGCTCCCTGGCCACGGTCACGCAGGAAAAGTCCAGGATGGAGGCCAACTTCCAGGCCGACAAGCGGAAGATCAAGCAGGACATGGATGCGCTCCAGGGAAGGTTGGAGGAGGCCAGGAGGCAGCATGAAGCAGAGATCCATACCCTGCATGAGCAGCTGGCGGAGAGCAAGGCTCGTGTTATCACCCAGCAGcatgagagagagcaggagcagGGTAACCACGCCCTCATGCTCAGAGAGCTCCAGAAATTGCTGCAGGAGGAGAGAAGCCAAAGGCAGGATGCCGAGCTTCGGCTGGAGGACACTAGGGCGGTCCTGCTGGAGGTCACACAGGCCGCAGATCGGGGGCACGATTATGAGGCCCGGCTAAAGGAGGTGAcccagcagagggaggagatgaggaggagccTTCAGACTGCGGAGGCAGAGAGGAACAAGCCAGACCCACGGGTGGAGGAGCTGCAGCGGGAGCTGATGGCACTCAAGAACCACTTTCAGCAGCAGATGCAGCATGAGATCAGAAAGGTATGGTAATGCTTAGGAAGGACTGcagggtaaatccatttgaattcaatcacatTTTAACAGCATTTAAAGAACACTTTCCATGCATGTTTCCTCATGGAGAGGTGGTCAGAAAGGGACTTTTTGGAAGGTACTCAGTTGACCCATTTTTCTTACAagcaattccatggtaacggaATTACGCTTTGACTCCGATTTTTCACTTGAAAATGTGTGCCAaacaaaaccattgatttcaGAGTTTAACATACCATACAACTCTATACACAGGGACTAatttgaacaatttacacagcatttcacaaaaacacatttactggaagaaatGTGCAGATgctaagtttggtaacagaattacagtaAAATCTCCCTCCGTTTTTTATCCAACCACGTTTTCCAAACACTCTGTTAAATATCTTctctgaattaagattcaaagatgtctgcagaaagaattggttgtcagctatgacatgacaccttgagttaAAAAAAGTTatgttattgaactacagtaggtGAAGTAGATTTCCAAACGGTAACGGAATTACATCataggtccctgatctgtactatccagaaatgcataattatggatatgaataccATTCTCTTTATGGTGATATATCCTGAATAGGTGCGCAAAGGTAGACATATGCAATATCTTTCTTTTGCACATtcgggtattattctacacattgGCTAATATTATAAtgagcttacatttacattttagtcatttagcagacgctcttatccagagcgagagCTCTGCCCCCAAACAATACCACATTTGGTTGGTCTttaccagaccaaatctgaaccaatcatagaagtCTTATGTTTCACAAGTGTGGACatcacagtagagttcagtaaagTAGATCTGTACAGTACAATGaagtacattatactgtactgtacagtacttttctttactgtgctctactgtactgtgctgtccaaacttgtgaaacataaagtctatgattggttcagatttggtccggccaGGGCGGACTgacaaaatttcaagaacttttcaaCGTCCGTGGACATCTGATGTCTGTCGGTGCTCAGCGGGCGAGGATTCTTTTTACAGGAAATGGAAAgggggtaggtgtcagtaagagccaggagattgtagccaattcaattgcgTTAATTCCGTTACAGGTTTTATAAAAGATTTACGAGTTTGAATCCCTTATTCATTCATAAACAAacttgatatcagtaaaaacactaactaattggtaggtctaccttgttacttctgtgaactttcattatcctccctcgtgagggagagaaattagaaaatattttaaaatgtgGGTTTTTAGTGACAGAATTACAAGGCAATGTTTATTAAACTTACAAAAGGCAAATTTATCCAAAACGAAATGTGTTGacattagttggcaggggtctttacttcattattgtgttttgatgtatttataatacctttttaagactttttctggtagatgttgtTTAAGACCTCTTTTCCATGTGTTtaaccagaaatcaaagcctttgcttattccaaATTTCTAGGATGGAAAATTGTTGAAAAATGTAATTTCACAAAAATATACTATTTTGACACTCAATTTGACATGCTCctgtttattttatttacccttattttaccagataagttgactgagaacatattcccttttacaccaacgacctggggaatagttacaggggggaggagaggggaggaatgacccaattggaaactggggatgattaggtggccattgTGGTATTAgggtcagattgggaatttagccaggacaccggggttaacacccctactcttacgataagtgccatgggatctttaatgaccatagagagtcaggacacccgttttcacgtcccatccgaaagacggcacttcacatgttggtgctcgtGTCTATTTAAAGATGGACATACCCATACCCTACCATACCAttagacatccatgtcttcatcactgtaAAATATTCAGTTTGATATAATTTAACAGCTTCctaacagggttgtcaaactttcataatttctttaaaaaaatagttttaaaataaaaatgtacttttttaaCCTTCAACGTCAATTATCTAAAAACGTGAACTcagattttttatattttttatatttgcacATGTTGTAGCTTAGACTGTACTTTACATCAGCTGAGGTGTttttgaatacagggtgggtgtcatttcaatcatagaaatGTAATTCATAGAacggacctatcccttcagaccactgcaatttagctggtacataatttaaattgaacttctaattactaccacaaagatggtCACCTGTCCACATACCGTTGAATGTCAATTTAAATGGTCATGtctattctattatctatatttctatgatttcaataggtttcctatggagGCTTGAAAGTGTAATTTAAAACcgatattcccattcaagtcaacattctctgatgtgtggacctccaaccatctttggggtaccatttgaaagttgaCGTTTCAATTTTATtcccattttagtacatttatcagccaaaacTTGACCCCCACCCTGTATTAAAGAGCATGTTGTCTCAACCGATGGCGGTAACAACACAAAAACCTTAGAttatgtaaaatagggtctaagaTACAGCGTATGCAAATAATCTGAGTTTACGCGTATTTATATAATTGATGTTTCAagtaaaaaaattacattttaaggaaacatttttttttcaagaaattataaaatagtttgacaaccctgattttaagcttttaaatgataccAATCTCCAcagtttatcttttccagtgatgaaaacatggatgtctcatggtatggtgggatATGCAAAAATAGGTCAACTCTGAGCACCTACatctcttgaatgttttggcattcagtttCAAAACGTCACTTTCTGAGCGCTTCTATAATGGGTAAATATGTATGGGGGGtttcgttcaaatcaaaaggggtgctgtCAGAAAGTGATTGcgttcaaatggatttaccctgCACTGATTTTACAAATGTATCCTGTATTAAGGTGAATGACTTAAACATATCTAAAATCTTTGATGACCTGAATTTTAACACTGTATTCAACAACCCTTGATAAAACATAAATGCCATGGCAGAGAATAACATGGCATTATAAGGACATTATAAAGTtcagggagaggaagaaagaacaCAAATGTACTGTTGTCTTCCATTGTCTATTTGTGTCTCATGGCTGTCATTTGCCTGTCCCCTCTCTATCTGCAGGTGTCGCAGGCAGAGGAGCGTCTGCAGGGGCAATCCCAGCTGGAGGAGGGCCGTGTGGCCAGCCTGGAGTTGCGAGTGTCTGAGCTGTCTGAGCTGCTTGGGGCCTGCGAGAAGGCCCGGCAGAGGGACCAGCAGAACGCTCACTGGCTGAGAGAGCGCATCCTGCAGCTGGACACGGAGAACAAGACCCTGGCCATCGCCGCTTCCACCCGTGGTTCCACCCTGGACCTCAGCATGGACGAGGCCAACCTGGACGTGAAAGTGCTGAAGGAGCGCCTGGAGAAGGTGAAGAGACTTCTTCTGCTAGCCACACAGAGGAACCACCCAGAGCAGACCATGGAGATAGAGAAGCTGGCTGAGATGGAGGGGCGGCTGGGTCAGGGGACGGGCAGTGGGGGGGAGTCATCAGACGGGGAGAAGGCCTCTGCGCTGTACT from Salmo salar chromosome ssa07, Ssal_v3.1, whole genome shotgun sequence includes the following:
- the LOC106609139 gene encoding GRIP and coiled-coil domain-containing protein 1, whose protein sequence is MEKFGMSFGGGPSKKELVDAIETQRKQLVQYQTRFKDVVRAYKSLLKEKEALEASLKVLTVSQEVDLSQRGDDGSASGSHMTYDFPDDHCSMHSEDSLDTAASADTATSATSGSTKGDQAEEEQGSSPGEMGATGPGGPSVSQRSEEASGSESGISSSSSGGSEVQQHQTPPPTSSMEADRRVLQLKTQLTTLTSSLATVTQEKSRMEANFQADKRKIKQDMDALQGRLEEARRQHEAEIHTLHEQLAESKARVITQQHEREQEQGNHALMLRELQKLLQEERSQRQDAELRLEDTRAVLLEVTQAADRGHDYEARLKEVTQQREEMRRSLQTAEAERNKPDPRVEELQRELMALKNHFQQQMQHEIRKVSQAEERLQGQSQLEEGRVASLELRVSELSELLGACEKARQRDQQNAHWLRERILQLDTENKTLAIAASTRGSTLDLSMDEANLDVKVLKERLEKVKRLLLLATQRNHPEQTMEIEKLAEMEGRLGQGTGSGGESSDGEKASALYYQQELRQLKEEFERYKVRAQVVLKNKNAKDCSLAKELEEARDQLAELKEKYINLRIHGDEAEAKHRRELEECQQGKGMLQQGHKQELDRAEAQYRESLLRLEGELHRQRDRTMALLQEKDQELEKLKSIGYSLAGYRSHHSDEGETGADSRATADSGSNNNSNNANNMDDLAQEESDIITHALRLAGPNEPTLLLYAEQLARKEVEIGSLRRQKHRLEEDVHQLQGRLIANGERYDEEVAELRGQLDKRHRDQGREGANLEYLKNVIYKFLTLQDTRGRQQTLTAILTILHFSPQEKQAVVKQHQNQAWWTAGMR